ATAAAAACCAAAGTGCAACGAAATTGATGCACAGTGACTGATGCATATTTCGGGGATAAGAAAAAACTCTATCGCTACCTACCAGAGTCGGGGTTTTCGGCGTAGACGAATGCtggtttctttacaaaatacTTTGGCCGAAAAGACTTTGTGTCGTTGTTCAATTCGCAAGTCTTGTCAGCGAGGTTGTAGTTTAGACTTTGACAAGTTGGTTGAGTGTTACAAGACATATAACACGACCCCAAACGACCAGTAAAAAATGATTTATATGCATGATCGACGAGAGCGTAGCCGCTTTCTGAGTATACGTTTCTACACGATTCAGCAGGCGATGTGACGgaaggaaacaataacagGGAAAGAATGATACGTACAGCGGCCATTGTTTTGGGTTTTCGAGTAGaggtggtttgcaaccaatctccagggacacagataacaatgctgcaatgtacaattgctggtggacgaacaaaaggagctaattagaaatcttttgttttcgtccatcaacatggcggctatgacgtaacgtgaaaaccacctatagaATTCTGCTGTTTTCACACCTCACGAGAGCAAACACTGATCAGGCTATAAAATATTCGTACATCGAAGATGAATTGACAATTGAgggaaaattaaaagtaatTGCTTAGAACACCTGAAAGGTTATTCCAATTGTATTTCTGTGGAATAGAGCtctatttattttatctttacAAAAGGCTTTTTTTAGATGCCCGGCTTGTCATTGAATAATTCAGAATCTGTTTACGGTATGAAACTCAAGCTAAGTaatcatcattttcatcagCAGTAAATATGGTTTGGATGGCGAAATCCATTTGGGTTGAAAGGAGTCCACATTGTTattctaaaaaaattatatcaaaTAGTACAACATGTGCATCAAAATTCTACTAAAACatcaaaaatgcaaatttctagAGATTAGTATAAATAAGATGGAAATTTGACAAGGCAAATATTGTGTGCTAGGGAGCCCGTCTTGGTTACACATCGCAAACGCAAATATGTACAAATATGTATAAGGAAGTGGAAAGATGACAATATTCCTTGAAATATTGTCTTGTGGCGAAACAGATACAGTATAAATTGTATCGTTCTTTATGTAAATCGATAACTTTTATGGCAGTGGTTAAGTTAAAGGGTGTGGGGACAGAAGTatcaaagaagaagaagtaaGCCCCTCATAGTTTGATGCTGCTCTGGCttaaaatcaatgaaacttaaaaatattaccattcaagacctggggcctgtttctcgaaagtccccaaacttttcgggcgtgtttcgggtgacataattctctttatatcttcaaaacgaaggcgtctcgaggcacgaaactttgcagttatttttatttttattccctttacaacatatgaaagaATCAGCTTTAccgaataagcaggtcgtagtttagcgaatggcttttcgggcccgaaaagttttcgggactttcgacaACAGGCCCCAGGAATCGAaattttttaagttgcatttattttaagccagagtagcatcaaaactgtctgattgtccaccttCCTGCTGCGTGAAATGTAATCTACCAAGTAAGCCATGTACAACTACGCATTATTCCTACTTTAGCTAcaacattctttgaaatctATGTCAATCAATGAATTTAGTTTtgggagggggaggggagggttACGGTTAGATAGATTTTACAAGATTATTTTGGGATGAGGCAAAAGAGACTTAAGTGTGGATTGGGTTATAGAATGTTGTAGAAAACAATATATGGTAAGCTGTTTTCCGGAGTCGACCTTAATTACAATGCAAATGTCGTGCAATTGTAAAATGCGTTAGAATTGGTTTTACTCAAAATGACAGCTgaaaaattcacaataaatGCTCGCTGCACATGAAGTGATTAAAGTccaataaacaataaaatgccACATCTTTAGAAAACCTAAATAAAGGATTCAAAGTCAATAGCTGATAGATTGACCTGTggtaaaagaaattaaacctTATCTCCTGCAACATATCTCAGGCAATGTGGAGCTCTACAGTATAATATTATAGTGACTCTCAGCGTTTGCTTGTGAAAGTTCTACCACATCATTTGATGGGCAGCACTGTGTCCCTTTAAGTTTAAGAAGCAACAccacgaaaatgaaaaattcgtGAAAGGAGGAGATCAATATTCATACAGAACGGGAGGCATGCATTTTAGTCCGTTAATTTTCTCCTCCGTATTTTTTCCAAGCAACATCGTCATACATTCAAATGCAGGTAATATAGGCATAAAACAGCACGAAAAAAGCGGAAAACCTTCATTCACTTTTACTTCGAAACCGTGTTAACCACAAGCCAGACTTTGCCCGTAATGTAAAGAATAAACAAGTAGAGGAGAATTTGAACAATGGTTAGTGAAAGAAAGAACAGTTATTTCATAAGCAAGCTTTTGTTGATGCTCGCTTATTATGGCTTCAACTTCTCATTGCTAAATTTTTCTTATTAAGAATTATCCAAAGCACACAAACAATTTCAGTCATGCGCAACCGCGAACACCTCCCAAATAACACAAAATGAAGCAGTTGGAATGCTTggaaaatggttacaaaagcGACAAAATCAAGTTTACCAGCAACAAAAATCaattacaaagaaaagtgTTGCATATGTAACCTGAGTTGGGGTTGTCCGCATAAACGTATGTTGGTTTCTCCACAAAATACTTGGGCCGAAAATGCTTCGTATCGTTGTTGAATTCGCAAGTCTTGTCAGCAAGATTGTAGTTTAGACTTTGACAAGCTGGTTGCATGGAACAAGACATGTAACAAGACACCAAACGATCAGCAAAAAATGATCGATAAACGTGATCGACAAGGGCAAAACCGTGTTCTGAATTATCATTCCTGCAAGATTCACCTGCCCACACGAGCGGACGGAacaacaagaaataaattatggtACCCAAGGCTTCCATATTCTCTGAATTTTGCTATTGCAAAGGCGTTTTGGAGGAATCCACTCTCTCTTTACATCACCGACGGTGACAGATCGTAATTCCCACCGTGTGCAATTAAATGCTAACAAATTATTGTACCTCactcattttgttttgatgtccagGAGGGAAAAAATTCACATTTTTGAATAAGAGCAAAGAATTccatacaaagaaaaatacgCATACCGCCATTGTTTCGGATTGTCTGTTGTTACTCTGATCTGAGCTCTGCTGTCTGATCGTTTCTTCAAGATTAACCAGCCCACATGAGAGTAGAgaacattaaagaaaaaacctGCTATAGATATAGAACTTTTTGAGGCTGAATGTAAAGAACTTAGAGCAATTTTTTCCAAGCTGAAGTATCCGAACAAGCTAGTCGACTCTACAATCTCATCTTTCATTAAATCCAAGCTATCGAATGTTTCGAGTCCTCCTGTTGTGCCAGTTGAACAACCTGTATGGATACTGCTGCCGTTCGAAGACCAAAAGTCTGCGGACGTCTTAAGGAAACAACTCAACAACCTTAGCAACAGAATCGGAACACCTCTACAGCCCATCTCTACTAGTCGTAAACTGGGTGATACACTTAGcgtaaaagaacaaaagccCTCTCTGATTAATCAacacaaattttcatgtcctCTGTGCGATGCAGAATACATAGGCCTCACAACTCGACATCTTTTTCAGAGAATTGAAAAACACTGCCGCAGTTCTTCATCCATTTGCAGACATCTTCAACGAGATCATGATACCACCCCTAGATCTCTTGACTTAGCCAAGAATTTTGCAGTTCTGAGGAAATGCCAATTGCAAGGAAAGATGGACTGTCTGGTATACGAGATGCTCTTGATTAAAAAGTACAGACCATGTCTTAACATCCAATCAGACTCAATACGTGCTAAAGTATTCACTtgactttgtgtttctttgtgtcagGTCACTGGATGATTCACTGGTTTAGAACAATAGACTATTGTTTTCGGTTtagttttttatcttcttacttatgtaaattttcctcagtttcttgataatgatgacaggatgtcatcgaaacgtcgaaatctgtctgcgttagtttttctgattaattcaACTACTAAAGCCAATCTTATACGAATTTTAGTGACGTCGGGAAAATTCGAGaaagaaatgacaatttaTCTACGCGAGAACGCgaaaatgtttcctttttcgCTGTGCAAagagaaatgtttttcattgtgCAAAGAGAAATGATTGTGTATGTTATCtctaaaaaaactgttttatttGGGACGCAAAACAGTTCTAAGCTGGTTACGTCAAAAGGCAAGCGAATAGCCGcagtcaggagccgatgaggaggagcttgcaactcccttATTAAGCCTAcatcacggcatttttacagactgctCTGTTTTTAGtgcacattttcttttgtgaaagaaaggcagttctggtccagtgacgcagtgacgtcaattagtgtcttgtgattggttatggcactcccgcgggagtctcattcaaagtagattcgatctaaaaataaatcgatcTATGAacacgccgtgacaggaatatagatgagttgcatgctcctgctcataggctcctgccgCAGTAATATTTGGCAGAGAACTAGGAAGCTCCGTGAGTGATTGAGGAAACATTAATATAACGGCTCACACCACGAACAATCAACGAGCATTTTAGGCAATCAAACTTAGAACGATTGGGTATTTACAAGAGAAGCAGAACACAAGAAAACTAAaccgaaaaaagaaaggaacaaaCGAAATTAAAGATGCAATCCTTCAAAATTAGAAATGAAAACCGTACTGACTAGATAAATAACGTTACAGAAAGTCATAATGAGAAATGGAAAACGATCCTCCACCACATTTAAAAACCTCTAGCCATGtctattatttctttttgcgtttattgttttcagtttttgtatACTGTAGAATCAGCTTCTTGTTAGTGTTATTGTAAGTTTGTATTgaaaacctaaaaaaagaGTACATTTTATTGCAAGAAAATCAAGGAACTGGTAttaacaaaaatgtaaaaaaaaaaacaccgaGTTAGGCAAAGTGAAAGGTACTTTCTCTTCCGAAGAGGTCTTGTTATGTTTAGAGATACAGCGCAAAGACATCAGAGCAGGAAGTGCCATCATTTTTCGATTCCCTATTGTCCATCAAATGCGCGCTGTGCCAAAGACGCAACTCTTGTCCAGAAGTGAGACGAATGGGACTTGAGAAGTCTTTCCATATGATCTCCGAGGAATTTGAATTATACCCatcaattttgtatttgaatgcTCCCCCCTCCAACTTGGGTATTAGAATATCGTCAGTGGAGTTCGTTAAAAACACTAGTAAGTTTTTCGCGCCACTGCAACCCCAGTTCGACCACCGACCTTTTGACACATCGCAGGATACTTGCCCATGGAGATGAATCAGTTTAACAGCATCAATATGGCCACCGACTTCAACCACAAACGCACCAAATTGGTTATCTTTGGCTCCAAAACACACTGGGTTTGAATTCAGCCTTCGCCATGGACGTTCtgcaataaaacaaattgcaaaCAGTACAggtcaaattttgaaaactcaCGTCGTCCGTTTAAGTTAGAACCGGTTAAGGTCCATGTAACGGGTTGCAGTTTTGCAAGAGTCTAGTTCCCTGCAACTGTTCTAAAAGGACGTTTATTCCTTAGTTTCTGGTAAAACACTTTTGACAGACTCCTCAAGCCACTTAGCCTGTGTAGCATTAGCTAGGAAAGTCcgcgaaaacaaaagcagGGTCTTGTAGTCGTTAACCACCATTGCAACCAAACTCATGCAGAGCTGCTTTTAAAAGTCAACAAACCCATAGAAATTCACACAAATCGATGAACTCCGGTAATCAGCTAAAACAGATGCATACAAATCCACAAATCCATGTAAACACCTCAGTTCAATAAGTGCATTCCAAAGGAAGAAAAGACCTCCAAGAAAATCGGGCGATTTCTAGTAAATCACGAAGGTAGCAATGCCGTCGAATGGCAAAAGTGCGAGTGCGGAATAGTTTATTTCTGAGCTGCTGTTTTTTCCCTAGTTCAACCACTGTTTCGTGCTCAGTCATAAAAGGCAACATTTCCACTTTAAATACTTCAACTGAGAACCATTGATGCCGACAAAATCTCTGCATTTTAAGGCGAAGGAATGAAACACtacacaaaggaaaataacaaagtCATCACATCTTCACAATGAAATCAATAATCGTAGTCCAGCAAAATCTTGTAACGCCTAAATTCTCTagctaacaaaacaaagacaacgcaatttctttgttaatttATACAAGAAGaaaccttctttttcttccttttttttttttttgtcctgcaagaagaaacttcaaaactaACCAGATCCTTAACGGTTaaaaagaaggagaaaagAGGAGGACAAATAGCAAGATACAAAAAATAAGAGAAttattttctgaaaaatatgtgaaaaaaaaaataataaaagaacaaaaaatggaaacagaaCGCACCTGAGTCGGGGTTGTCCGCATAAACGTATGTTGGCTTCTCCACAAAATACTTGGGCCGAAAATGCTTCGTATCGTTGTTGAATTCGCAAGTCTTGTCAGCAAGATTGTAGTTTAAACTTTGACAAGCTGGTTGCGTGGAACAAGACATGTAACAAGACACCAAACGATCAGCAAAAAATGATCGATAACCGTGATCGACAAGGGCAAAACCGTGTTCTGAATTATCATTGCTGCAAGATTCACCTGTCCACACGAGCGGACAGATCAACAAGAAAGATATTATTGCATCCAAAGCTGCCATATTCTCTGAACTTTGCAATTGCAAAGGTGTTTTAGAGGTATCCACTCTCCCTTTTTATCCTTGACGGCGACAGATGATATTTGCCACCCGCCGTGTGCAATTaaatattaacaattattgtacctcacttattttgttttgatgtccaagagaaaaaaagctaCTGAAGCTAAATTCACATTTTGAATACGAATGTGTTGTTGTGTTTCATGCGAATAGAATTAATTGTTGCGTTGAGGGTTCAATAGGTACGTGTTTCGTGCAATAGGTACAAGTAAACAGTTTGTGCATGTGACTGCGAGTGGGAGTTttccaagagaaaaaaaagctaatgaAGCTAAATTCACATTTTGAATACGAATGTGTTGTTGTGTTTCATGTGAAAAGAATTACTGCCTTGAGGGTTTCAATAGGTATGTGTTTCCCACAAtataggaaaaaaatcaacaggTTGTGATTGCGAGTGGGAGTTTTCTTCAAGGGAATTTCGTTTGCTAGATTGCTAGAACTCTTCATTCCTGCATTCTTACTTCGAAAACGTCGAGTTAGCCACTATCAGATTTCGCCCACATTCAGTTGTAGAAAATACACGAGTTCAGTGTATAGAATTTGCACAATACTTAGTGAAGGGCGgcattgtcaaattatttcTGTCATAAAATTTGGCACAATATCCTAATAAGTACAGCTAAAGCTCACGCTGTGGACCTTTTCACACTGAACACCCTAAGAGGTAACAAAACTGCTTTTTTATCTCCTAAAACGTAAGAGGAGGACTCCCATCCTTTCATATAGGAGCCCTCACCCCCTCCACCGCGGGATATTACATGCATGTGATCAACACGTTTTCGTCGATACTCGCTTGTAATGGCTTTAACATTCCATCGCTAAATTGTCGCTTATCATGGGCAAGTAATACCTCCAAAATAAGACACAACCAGCTGGAATGTTTGGAAAATGCTTGTAAAAGCGACAAAATCAAGCTTATAAAGATATTTTGTTTACTAGCAATCATTACGAATGAGAAGGTAACAAAGATGAAGTataaattaaaggaaattgACGCATATTGATGCATATTTCGTGGACACGAAACAACTATGTAGTAATTTACCAGAGTCGGGGTTCTTGGCGTAGACGAATGCTGGCTTCTTCACAAAATACGTTGGCTGAAAATACTTGGTGGCTTTGTTCAAATCGGGACTGAGTCTTGTCGACAGGCTTGTTGTTTCAACcagtaaagcaaaaaaaaaattatatgcGTGATCAACAAGAGTATAGCAGCTTTGTGAGTATATATTTCCGCAATATTGACCAGCGCACGTGAGAGCGGGAAGCAGTAccatacaaagaaaaatacgCAAACTGCTTGTTTTGGATTGTCACGGAGAAGAGCTCTGCTATTACTCAGATCGTTTCTTCAAGATTCACCAGCTCACGTGAGAATACAGAACATTACAGAGAAAAACCTACGATAGTTTTTTGTAACCATAGTTTTCAGATGAAGTTTAACGGCGAAACAAAGCTTTTACCAGTTTCTTTCAAGGCCAAGAGATTTTCAAAGTTACGGTCAAATGGACTTATGTCCACGCAAAGAATGTCACTTCCATGAGACATTTGAACTAAGTGtagaaaatttaaatgaatGTCAATGACACAAAGTTGAGCCGGTGTTTTACTATATAGTTTCAAGGCCAAGATATTTTtaatctctttttttgttggtttcGTCGACATTATAGAATTCAATGTTTAATGGAAGTCACATCTCATTGCTTTAGAAAAAGTCACTCCTCTCGCTGTGAAGAAAGGATCGATCAACAATGAACAAAACGTCTCACAATATAAAGTCTTACCCTTAAGTTCCACCAGGAGGTGAACTAATATTGAGTAGTTTCAATGACGACCAAAGACTATATCAACACAAAGCAACGGGCATGTTCTCTCGTTCGTTAGTTTCAAATATTGTCAAGGAAGCAAGCCAATCGCACCTTTCGAATGTGTCCTTTATCGTTGTTTACAACattatacacttaatgtatggtcccgagggaaacagttagttttgttttcccgagagtcctgatgtttcccgagacgaagtcgagggaaacattaggactcgagggaaaacaaaactaactagtttcccgagggactatacattaagtgctttgttatatatttagactttcccttaaacaatcacataacaataacaaaaaaacaactgaagacggcagaacgtctttatttacaatcgtcaacccagctgaatgagaagtcttaacttacaaatgttcgaaagacatgaaaaagtaattgctaatataataatataatgcttttataatctcaataaggagtaaaaactcactaggaattataaaaatcgacggtaacatgcttcagagttttgctcttggcctctttgctatgagaatcaagctgacgtgagcacgtgctgaagatcacgtcattttaaatttagtcatgcactgatcacgtgcgacgcgcggacaacaactgctcaattgtatcccgatcgggatacatttgaatttgatcaggggcacgtgaccaagaatcaaccaatcacaatgctcgttttgctgagtgaaagtctaggtgTATAACAATAGCTATTGAAAGAGGATTACGCCGTGCCTCCTTTATCCAAGAAATTTCATCATCGTTCGCATTGGagaaactttaaaaatggGGAAGAACTTAGGTTAAAGAAATGTGGCTTTTAGTGACGCTTCTACTCAAGTGTCTAAAAATACTCGCCCTGTGAATTCGCCGAAGCATAACGAAGTAGAAATTTTGCATCCCTCCTCATGGGCTCCTGGAATATTACGCTTTAACCTGGATGCTACGATCCAGGCTATTCCACATTTACATTTCTTAAGGATTTGTACTGTTCACCTGCTCTGTACTCCTCTTTTCTACTATGAGTGTATATATGCAACGTTGTGGCGAAATGCGTATTGAAATTCTGATCCCATTAAAACGagcaaacaaagcaaaatagtTTATTTAGGAATGTGCAGTAAGTCATCTGATGAATGTGCACATTTGAGGTGAATATGCACTCTGAAAAAGGAGTAGTACTAAACCACACTCTAAGATTCAAGTTACAAGAGAACTGTATGGTACACTCATAGTAACAACTTTACAAAGTGTACTACGCCAGGTAGTGTTAAGAAAAACTACCAAAAAGCGCTGCTCAATTGTGGCCAAGAAAGGTAGAAACCTATTCTTCATCTATAAATGAAGTGGCCCAAGGCTTCTAAGAAGTACTCCTAGACTTCCCTTccataataaaatgaaaagaaacaaagtcaCCAGGAAAACGGACtgatgtagaaaaaaaataactgactACACTATCTGTATTTCTAGTTTTGAGTAATGATTTTGAATGCTAGGCCATATATTAAGTTTAGCGTAAATTCAATAAAGATGGCTTCCATGTCTACAAATACTTAGCAAAAACATCAGTGCACGATGTCCCAGCgttatcattttcagcgtAATCTCTGAGATCCTCCCCGTACCACAGCCTTAATTCTTTATCGGATGACAGATGGAGTGGATTTGGGAAGCCACTGAAGACAATTTCACTGGATTGTGCATCATATCCCGGAATGGTGTAACGAGAACTTTGACTCATCGGTAGGAGTATGGTGTTGGATGCGTTTGTCAAAAAGACGTTTATGAGAAGAACGGAAAAGGGTGGACCACATCCCCATTTGCTCGAAGCATTTACTTGGCGATGATCACAGGTCACCTGTCCAGATAGGTGAACCAGTTTGACAGCTTGGATAGAGCCACCAACTTCAACTTGAAACCGACCAAACTGGTCGTCTTTGGCGCCAAAACACACTGGAGCTGAATTCAACTTTCGCCAAGGAGTTTCTGTTAGAACATGAAAAacattgaagaaaaataactcCAAGGAGACTGGACAAAGCAAAAGTATTCGAGGTTGTGACTGTTTATTAGTACGACGCCTGGACTGtgttattttttgcaatttgttTTGGCTCCATTGATTAAGGAACCACCCACTGTCCACCGGGTGAACCCAGAGAATAAATCGTTCAGAAAACAACGGATAAATCGAAAGAAAGCAAGAGGAAGATGATTTCACCAAACTAGAACGATGCGTAAAATATTTCCTGACTTCACAGGAATGGAAGGCTTAAGCATGCACTGaggacacttttttttttttataaattgaCGACGGAAATGAGGCCGCGTCGCTGACGAAAATGACATAATTCCTTTAAGGAGGAGAACAATATTCGTATAGAACGTGTGGTACAAACTTTAGTCCATTCCTCTTCCATCATCCATGTTTTTCCAATCAACATCATGAAAGTCTGAAGCGTTCAAATAGGCACGAAAAAGGAAcctatcattaatttttactttaCAACCATTAACCAAAACCAGACTTCGCTCAGATATCGGACAAAATAACTGACGAGTTCGACTGTTTGGACAATGCTTAGAACAAACAGAAGCACATACTTCATAACGAAAACTTTCCATTGCTTCATTGCCGCTACCAATTCAAGAATAACTTGATCCGTAGGATACAATGGTGTAATCATAGGCAATAAGACAAAATGAACCAGTTGAAATGTTTTAGAAAATGCTTGCGAAAGAGATAGGATCAAGTTTACAAATCTGTTTTCGTTGATATGCTCTTGCTACGTGTTAAACTTTCGAAATGCTAATCTAGCCATGTAACGAATTAATAAAAACCAAAGTGCAATGAAATTGATGCACAGTGACTGATGCATATTTCGGGGATAAGAAAAAACTGAGTCGTAACCTACCAGAGTCGGGGTTTTCGGCGTAGACGAATGCtggtttctttacaaaatacTTTGGCCGAAAATACTTGGTGTCGTTGTTCAATTCGCAAGTCTTGTCAGCGAGGTTGTAGTTTAAACTTTGACAAGTTGGTTGAGTGTTACAAGACATATGACACGACCCCAAACGACCAGTAAAAAATGATTTATATGCGTGATCGACGAGAGCGTAGCCGCTTTCTGAGTATACGTTTCTACACGATTCAGCAGCCGACGTGACGGAAGGAAACAATAAGAGGGAAAGAATGATACGTACAGCGGCCATTGTTTTGGGTTTTCGAGTATATAGAATTCTGCTGTTTTTCACACCTCACGAGAGCAAACACTGATCAGGCTATAAAATATTCGTACATCAAAGATGAATTGACAATTGAGGGAAAGTTAAAAGTAATTGCTTAGAACACCTGAAAGGTTATTCCAATTGTATTTCTGTGGAATAGAGCtctatttattttatctttacAAAAGGCTTTTTTTAGATGCCCGGCTTGTCATTGAATAATCTGTTTACGGTATGAAACTCAAGCTAAGTaatcatcattttcatcagCAGTAAATATGGTTTTGATGGCGAAATCCATTTCGGTTGAAAGGAGTCCACATTGTTattctaaaaaaattatatcaaaTAGTACAACATGTGCATCAAAATTCTACTAAAACatcaaaaatgcaaatttctagAGATTAGTATAAGTAAGATGGAAATTTGACAAGGCAAATATTGTGTGCTAGGGAGCCCGTCTTGGTTACACATCGCAAACGCAAATATGTACAAATATGTATAAGGAAGTGGAAAGATGACAATATTCCTTGAAATATTGTCTTGTGGCGAAACAGATACAGTATAAATTGTATCGTTCTTTATGTAAATCGATAACTTTTATGGCAGTGGTTAAGTTAAAGGGTGTGGGGACAGAAGTatcaaagaagaagaagtaaGCCCCTCATAGTTTGATGCTGCTCTGGCttaaaatcaatgaaacttaaaaatattaccattcaagacctggggcctgtttctcgaaagtccccaaacttttcgggcgtgtttcgggtgacataattctctttatatcttcaaaacgaaggcgtctcgaggcacgaaactttgcagttatttttatttttattccctttacaacatatgaaagaATCAGCTTTAccgaataagcaggtcgtagtttagCGAAtgacttttcgggcccgaaaagttctcgggactttcgacaACAGGCCCCAGGAATCGAaattttttaagttgcatttattttaagccagagtagcatcaaaactgtctgattgtccaccttCCTGCTGCGTGAAATGTAATCTACCAAGTAAGCCATGTACAACTACGCATTATTCCTACTTTAGCTAcaacattctttgaaatctATGTCGTTATTGAAACTTCCTATTAAAATTGTACAGGACAAGAA
This portion of the Acropora palmata chromosome 13, jaAcrPala1.3, whole genome shotgun sequence genome encodes:
- the LOC141864170 gene encoding uncharacterized protein LOC141864170 — encoded protein: MAAWGIVCSLMLFPATPWASESCRKDTLSEYGFALVAHVYKSFFADRLVSCYMSCSMQPACQSLNYNLADKTCEFNNDTKYFRPKYFVEKPTFVYAENPDSETPWRKLNSAPVCFGAKDDQFGRFQVEVGGSIQAVKLVHLSGQVTCDHRQVNASSKWGCGPPFSVLLINVFLTNASNTILLPMSQSSRYTIPGYDAQSSEIVFSGFPNPLHLSSDKELRLWYGEDLRDYAENDNAGTSCTDVFAKYL
- the LOC141864522 gene encoding uncharacterized protein LOC141864522 — protein: MAALDAIISFLLICPLVWTGESCSNDNSEHGFALVDHGYRSFFADRLVSCYMSCSTQPACQSLNYNLADKTCEFNNDTKHFRPKYFVEKPTYVYADNPDSERPWRRLNSNPVCFGAKDNQFGAFVVEVGGHIDAVKLIHLHGQVSCDVSKGRWSNWGCSGAKNLLVFLTNSTDDILIPKLEGGAFKYKIDGYNSNSSEIIWKDFSSPIRLTSGQELRLWHSAHLMDNRESKNDGTSCSDVFALYL